Proteins from one Anopheles nili chromosome 2, idAnoNiliSN_F5_01, whole genome shotgun sequence genomic window:
- the LOC128732249 gene encoding neprilysin-2 isoform X1 — MIVLEELRRARNSIFDPNDVPIEYEWFSGKNPSWWRRRTALEKVLTLISAVCGVAVVALIISLLAVVLTDKIQSESSSSSAQPLMAGRRGKALATHPNAYNGVTEKNADNICLTPGCIHSASKALDQMDQDVEPCDDFYNYACGKFVKETIIPDEKVSVNTFSVIGDRLQQQLRSLVSDEITEKEATPFKLAKNLFKLCMNKTRIEEKGIKPLLDILDTLGGWPVLKGDNWDTDSSWSWVKSVKDFRNNGYSTDYFFDFSIGSDLKNSTRRIIDTDQASLGISREYLVKGMENPIVSAYYNYMVDMAVLLGAQEERAKRELMDSLNFEMALANISLPNEKRRNATALYNPMTIKEFQQRYPYTDWLEYFNAILKDTGIMVDEKEVIIVSVPTFMEQLGPLLQNTPKRVMANYVMWRISGFSSFFLTETLRKRQLQYSTALSGKQEQEPRWKECVDITSGSLPISVGALYIRKYFREDSKRAALDMVNDIKTVFVDILKKVDWMDEVTRVSALEKVSTMATHIGYPDELMDDTKIAEYYKDLEFQPDSNYLNTILYMNKFGTTKAFKKLRIPVNKTDWITHSRPAVVNAFYSSIENSIQFPAGILQGQFFSYDRPKYMNYGAIGFVIGHEITHGFDDQGRQFDKNGNLVDWWHADTKKAYLEKARCIIEQYGNYTETNVKLNLNGINTQGENIADNGGIKEAYYAYRKWTEKNGPEARLPGLNLSPEQMFWLSAAQTWCSVYRPETMKMRITTGVHSPGQFRVLGPMSNMHEFAKDFNCPVGSPMNPEHKCEVW; from the exons ATGATAGTCCTCGAGGAATTGCGCCGCGCGCGCAACTCTATTTTCGACCCCAACGATGTCCCGATCGAGTACGAGTGGTTCAGCGGCAA AAACCCCAGCTGGTGGCGCCGCCGAACCGCGCTGGAAAAGGTTCTTACCCTTATCAGTGCCGTGTGTGGAGTAGCCGTGGTGGCGTTGATCATATCGCTGCTCGCAGTCGTCTTGACGGACAAAATTCAGA GTGAAAGTAGCTCATCGTCGGCTCAACCCTTGATGGCCGGACGGCGTGGTAAAGCGCTGGCAACGCACCCGAACGCGTACAACGGAGTCACGGAGAAGAACGCCGATAACATCTGCCTCACGCCAGGATGCATCCATTCGG CCTCGAAGGCGCTGGATCAGATGGACCAGGACGTGGAACCGTGCGATGATTTCTACAACTACGCCTGCGGGAAGTTCGTGAAGGAAACCATCATCCCCGACGAGAAGGTGTCGGTGAACACGTTCTCCGTGATCGGGGATcgcttgcagcagcagctccggTCGCTTGTCAGCGATGAGATCACCGAAAAGGAAGCGACTCCGTTCAAGCTGGCCAAGAACCTGTTTAAGCTGTGCATGAATAAAA CTCGCATCGAGGAGAAGGGCATCAAGCCGCTGTTGGACATTCTGGATACGCTGGGTGGATGGCCGGTTCTGAAGGGCGACAACTGGGACACGGATTCGTCCTGGTCTTGGGTTAAATCTGTGAAAGACTTCCGCAACAATGGCTACAGCACGGATTACTTCTTCGATTTCTCCATCGGAAGCGATTTGAAGAACTCCACCCGACGCATCATTGAT ACCGACCAGGCATCGCTGGGCATCAGTCGGGAGTATCTGGTGAAGGGCATGGAAAACCCGATCGTATCGGCGTACTACAACTACATGGTTGACATGGCCGTGCTGTTGGGTGCCCAAGAAGAACGCGCTAAACGGGAGCTGATGGATTCGCTCAACTTCGAAATGGCGCTGGCCAACATTTCGCTGCCCAATGAGAAACGCCGGAACGCGACCGCGCTGTACAACCCGATGACGATCAAGGAGTTCCAGCAGCGCTACCCGTACACCGACTGGTTGGAGTACTTCAACGCCATCCTAAAGGACACCGGCATCATGGTCGACGAGAAGGAGGTGATTATCGTAAGCGTACCCACGTTCATGGAGCAGCTCGGTCCGTTGCTACAGAACACACCGAAACGCGTCATGGCCAACTACGTGATGTGGCGCATCAGCGGGTTCTCGTCGTTTTTCCTCACCGAGACGTTGCGCAAACGTCAGCTGCAGTACAGCACGGCGCTGAGTGGCAAACAGGAGCAGGAACCACGGTGGAAGGAGTGTGTCGACATCACCTCCGGCAGTTTGCCGATATCGGTCGGTGCGCTGTACATCCGCAAGTACTTCCGGGAGGACTCGAAGCGCGCCGCCCTGGACATGGTGAACGACATCAAGACCGTGTTCGTGGACATCCTGAAAAAGGTCGACTGGATGGATGAGGTGACGCGCGTGTCGGCGCTGGAGAAGGTCTCCACGATGGCCACGCACATCGGCTACCCGGACGAGCTGATGGACGACACCAAGATTGCGGAGTACTACAAGGACCTGGAGTTCCAGCCGGACAGCAACTACCTGAACACGATCCTGTACATGAACAAGTTCGGTACGACGAAGGCGTTCAAGAAGCTACGCATTCCGGTCAACAAAACCGACTGGATCACGCACTCGAGACCGGCGGTCGTGAACGCGTTCTACTCCTCCATCGAGAACAGCATCC AGTTCCCGGCCGGTATCCTGCAAGGACAGTTCTTCTCGTACGATCGGCCAAAGTACATGAACTACGGTGCGATCGGGTTCGTGATCGGTCACGAGATCACGCACGGTTTCGACGACCAGGGCCGGCAGTTTGACAAGAACGGTAATCTCGTCGACTGGTGGCATGCGGACACCAAGAAGGCCTACCTGGAGAAGGCACGCTGCATCATCGAGCAGTACGGCAACTACACGGAAACGAACGTGAAGCTGAACCTGAACGGCATCAACACGCAGGGCGAGAACATTGCGGACAACGGTGGCATTAAGGAGGCGTACTACGCGTACCGCAAGTGGACGGAAAAGAATGGTCCCGAGGCTCGTCTCCCGGGGCTGAACCTAAGCCCGGAGCAGATGTTTTGGCTGTCGGCCGCACAGACCTGGTGCTCGGTTTACCGTCCGGAGACGATGAAGATGCGCATCACCACGGGTGTGCACTCGCCCGGGCAGTTCCGTGTGCTTGGTCCGATGAGCAACATGCATGAGTTCGCTAAGGACTTTAACTGCCCCGTTGGGTCACCGATGAATCCGGAGCACAAGTGCGAGGTGTGGTAA
- the LOC128722223 gene encoding aurora kinase C-like, with amino-acid sequence MACNKENRKLFAVPAPVTTNISIPVQTGMLLVGKQASAMERNGAVASNTALKINPTRLVKVVADGGTQTASVFKAPLLPPPVAPVSGNGKLMVEKKAALKSIEARPEPMETSTTPAGSSQADKESASGDAGQQSQQKASKKVWTLSNFDIGRPLGRGKFGNVYLAREKETKFVIALKVLFKKQVHAQGIEHQVRREIEIQSHLRHPNILRMYGYFHDETRIYLILEYAPGGTLFKKQQEQPGKRFPEKRCAIYVYSLVSALIYLHERNVIHRDIKPENLLLGHDGELKIADFGWSVHEPTSSRTTLCGTVDYLSPEMVQGQPHTKTVDLWSLGVLAYELLCGKAPFLANTYEETYRKIMKVQYTVPPEITKAAAHLISRLLVRDPANRMPLENVAVHPWIQLHVDKK; translated from the exons ATGGCGTGTAATAAAGAGAATAGGAAATTGTTTGCCGTACCTGCACCGGTAACCACGAATATTTCGATTCCGGTCCAGACCGGGATGCTGCTAGTCGGCAAACAAGCGAGTGCCATGGAGCGTAATGGTGCAGTAGCTTCAAATACAGCTTTGAAAATAAACCCCACAAGGCTCGTCAAGGTAGTGGCTGATGGCGGAACCCAAACAGCGAGTGTTTTCAAAGCTCCTTTGCTTCCGCCACCGGTGGCCCCGGTATCTGGCAATGGTAAACTTATGGTCGAGAAAAAGGCTGCTCTAAAGTCTATTGAAGCCCGCCCGGAACCGATGGAGACTTCCACGACACCTGCTGGTAGTTCGCAAGCTGACAAAGAAAGTGCCTCCGGCGATGCTGGCCAGCAATCGCAACAAAAAGCGTCCAAAAAGGTGTGGACACTGAGCAACTTCGATATTGGTCGACCACTGGGAAGAGGAAAATTCGGAAATGTCTATCTTGctcgggaaaaggaaaccaagTTTGTTATAGCGCTGAAGGTGCTGTTCAAAAAGCAG GTACACGCCCAGGGCATAGAACATCAAGTGCGGAGAGAGATTGAAATTCAGTCACACTTGCGCCACCCGAACATACTGCGAATGTACGGATACTTCCATGACGAAACGCGTATCTACCTGATCCTGGAGTACGCTCCCGGTGGAACTCTATTCAAGAAGCAACAGGAACAACCGGGAAAGCGGTTTCCTGAAAAGCGATGCGCCATCTACGTGTATTCGTTGGTATCGGCGCTAATATACTTGCACGAACGCAACGTCATACATCGCGATATAAAACCGGAAAATTTACTGCTCGGTCACGACGGAGAGCTGAAGATCGCGGACTTTGGATGGTCCGTGCACGAGCCGACCTCGTCGCGCACCACCTTGTGCGGTACGGTGGATTATCTGTCGCCGGAAATGGTGCAGGGGCAGCCTCACACGAAAACTGTCGATCTTTGGAGCTTAGGTGTGCTGGCGTACGAGCTGCTGTGCGGCAAGGCTCCTTTTCTAGCCAACACCTATGAAGAAACCTATCGCAAAATCATGAAGGTTCAGTACACCGTGCCGCCGGAGATTACGAAGGCAGCCGCTCATCTGATCTCACGACTGCTCGTTAGAGATCCGGCCAACCGAATGCCGCTGGAAAATGTTGCCGTTCACCCGTGGATCCAGCTGCACGTGGACAAGAAGTAA
- the LOC128720389 gene encoding uncharacterized protein LOC128720389: MPKRNKWTTGETLEMLSIMQEQESLKAMNGRPFRKDKAFRFVQEEMVSRGYHYKDPKQIEYRWKNLKRQYTDLQKDPSLAETRSFIYFDEIDQMIRGKTSKPSVSNYNEIKQMVQRKTSEVSVDNYEEIDQMIQNKTSEISVGNYDEIDHIMEEKTSEVSVTNYTEIDQMMHEKTSEASVSNYDEIDQMMPEKTSIGNTRLIELNISKENVLQNQKLLIDYQYSLYSKLHEESDQKFLDMSRQMLEECNERFQVFMTKFNSDALQ, translated from the exons ATGCCGAAGCGCAATAAATGGACGACTGGTGAAACGCTCGAAATGTTAAGCATAATGCAGGAGCAGGAGTCTCTTAAGGCGATGAACGGACGACCGTTTCGAAAGGATAAGGCTTTCCGCTTCGTGCAGGAAGAAATGGTCAGTCGCGGCTACCATTACAAAGATCCCAAGCAAATAGAGTATCGTTGGAAAAACCTTAAGAGACAGTATACAGACTTGCAAAAGGACCCCAGCCTGGCAGAAACTCGCAGTTTCATTTACTTCGACGAGATCGATCAAATGATACGGGGGAAGACATCCAAGCCATCTGTTAGCAACTACAATGAGATCAAACAGATGGTGCAAAGGAAGACATCCGAGGTTTCCGTTGACAACTATGAGGAGATCGATCAAATGATCCAGAACAAGACATCCGAAATATCCGTTGGCAACTACGACGAGATCGATCATATCATGGAGGAGAAGACGTCCGAGGTTTCCGTAACCAACTACACCGAGATCGACCAAATGATGCATGAGAAGACATCCGAGGCATCCGTTAGCAACTATGACGAGATCGACCAAATGATGCCGGAGAAGACATCCATTGGCAATACACGTTTGATAGAGCTGAATATTTCCAAAG AAAACGTTCTTCAAAACCAGAAGCTGCTCATCGACTACCAGTACAGTCTATACAGCAAATTACATGAAGAGTCCGATCAGAAGTTTCTAGACATGAGTCGACAAATGCTTGAAGAATGTAATGAACGGTTTCAAGTATTTATGACAAAATTCAATTCAGATGCCTTGCAGTGA
- the LOC128732251 gene encoding ATPase family AAA domain-containing protein 3A homolog, which translates to MSWLFGYKSQVPPQGAGDGGPEPPGPPPSAAGAGQIAGDANLTKAERKAMEAYRFDSSALERAAEAARTLERSKHAREALDLSKMQESTRQQEYMAKVKEYEAHIESSKVEQKRVDHEERRKTLAEETKQQQQRAQYQDQLARKRYEEQLSQQQRVQEENLRKQEESVAKQEAMRRKTIEHEMELREKNKMKLLEAELRAKAKVDRENRDLTLEQIRLKAEENRITVMEGIKTAGSVLGQGATALLTDWNKVVTTVGGLSLLALGVYTAKGATGVSARYIEARIGKPSLVNETSRFSLLEALKHPFETLKRLKNKPTDALQGVVLQPKLEERLRDIAIATKNTKNNQGLYRNILMHGPPGTGKTMFAKRLATHSGMDYAIMTGGDVGPMGRDAVTAIHKVFDWANTSRRGLLLFIDEADAFLRKRSSEQISEDMRSALNAFLYRTGEQNPRFMLVLASNTPEQFDYAINDRLDEMVEFTLPGLDERERLIRLYFDKFVLQPAAEGKKRFKVEQWDYSAVCSKMANMCEGMSGREISKLGVSWQAACYASEEGVLTEQMVLDRCEAAARQHRQKMAWLSEQEKLDHKSITGGKGFLTQ; encoded by the exons ATGTCGTGGTTGTTCGGATACAAAAGTCAAGTTCCTCCACAGGGAGCCGGTGATGGGGGTCCCGAGCCACCGGGCCCACCGCCCTCGGCTGCCGGTGCCGGCCAGATTGCAGGCGACGCCAATCTGACCAAGGCGGAACGGAAAGCCATGGAGGCGTACCGGTTCGATTCATCGGCACTGGAACGGGCTGCCGAAGCCGCACGCACCCTGGAGCGGTCGA AGCACGCACGGGAAGCGCTGGATCTGTCGAAAATGCAGGAAAGCACACGACAGCAGGAATATATGGCGAAAGTGAAAGAGTACGAAGCCCACATAGAATCCTCGAAGGTTGAACAGAAGCGAGTGGACCATGAGGAGCGCAGGAAGACGTTGGCCgaagaaacgaagcaacaacagcagcgggCCCAATACCAAGACCAGCTGGCCAGAAAACGGTACGAGGAGCAGCTTTCCCAGCAGCAGCGCGTGCAAGAGGAAAATCTTCGCAAGCAGGAAGAAAGCGTGGCCAAACAGGAGGCAATGCGACGCAAGACGATCGAGCACGAAATGGAATTGCgcgaaaagaacaaaatgAAGCTGCTGGAAGCCGAATtgcgagcgaaagcaaaagtaGACCGAGAGAACCGTGACCTCACGTTGGAGCAAATTCGCCTGAAGGCGGAAGAAAACCGTATCACGGTTATGGAAGGCATCAAAACCGCCGGATCCGTCCTGGGGCAAGGTGCCACGGCATTATTGACCGACTGGAACAAGGTGGTGACTACCGTCGGTGGATTGTCGCTGCTGGCGCTGGGTGTGTACACGGCCAAGGGCGCAACGGGGGTGTCCGCCCGTTACATCGAGGCTCGAATAGGCAAACCCTCCCTTGTGAACGAAACGTCGCGATTCTCGCTGCTCGAGGCGCTCAAGCATCCGTTCGAAACGCTAAAACGTCTAAAGAACAAACCAACCGACGCCCTGCAAGGGGTGGTTCTGCAACCGAAGCTAGAGGAACGCCTGCGGGATATCGCGATCGCTACGAAGAACACCAAAAACAACCAGGGTCTGTACCGGAACATCCTGATGCACGGTCCTCCCGGTACTGGTAAAACCATGTTTGCCAAGCGGCTTGCCACACACTCCGGCATGGACTACGCGATAATGACCGGTGGTGACGTTGGGCCGATGGGTCGCGATGCTGTAACGGCCATTCACAAGGTGTTCGATTGGGCCAACACCAGCAGGCGGGGCTTGTTGCTATTTATCGACGAAGCCGATGCTTTCCTGCGCAAACGGTCTTCGGAACAGATCTCCGAAGACATGCGATCAGCGTTGAACGCGTTTCTCTACAGGACGGGCGAACAGAACCCTCGGTTCATGCTGGTACTGGCCTCGAACACCCCGGAACAGTTTGATTACGCCATCAACGATCGGTTGGACGAGATGGTGGAATTCACCCTGCCTGGCCTGGACGAACGGGAACGTTTGATTCGTTTGTACTTCGATAAGTTCGTCCTGCAGCCCGCTGCTGAGGGTAAAAA ACGCTTCAAGGTGGAACAGTGGGATTACAGTGCGGTGTGCAGTAAAATGGCCAACATGTGCGAGGGCATGTCGGGACGTGAAATTTCAAAGCTAGGTGTGTCCTGGCAGGCGGCATGCTACGCGTCGGAGGAGGGTGTCCTCACCGAGCAGATGGTGCTGGATCGATGTGAGGCCGCCGCCAGGCAACATCGGCAAAAGATGGCTTGGCTTTCGGAGCAGGAAAAGCTCGACCACAAATCCAtcaccggtggaaaaggatTCCTTACGCAGTAG
- the LOC128732249 gene encoding neprilysin-2 isoform X2 — protein sequence MTSTTMQTVIKNPSWWRRRTALEKVLTLISAVCGVAVVALIISLLAVVLTDKIQSESSSSSAQPLMAGRRGKALATHPNAYNGVTEKNADNICLTPGCIHSASKALDQMDQDVEPCDDFYNYACGKFVKETIIPDEKVSVNTFSVIGDRLQQQLRSLVSDEITEKEATPFKLAKNLFKLCMNKTRIEEKGIKPLLDILDTLGGWPVLKGDNWDTDSSWSWVKSVKDFRNNGYSTDYFFDFSIGSDLKNSTRRIIDTDQASLGISREYLVKGMENPIVSAYYNYMVDMAVLLGAQEERAKRELMDSLNFEMALANISLPNEKRRNATALYNPMTIKEFQQRYPYTDWLEYFNAILKDTGIMVDEKEVIIVSVPTFMEQLGPLLQNTPKRVMANYVMWRISGFSSFFLTETLRKRQLQYSTALSGKQEQEPRWKECVDITSGSLPISVGALYIRKYFREDSKRAALDMVNDIKTVFVDILKKVDWMDEVTRVSALEKVSTMATHIGYPDELMDDTKIAEYYKDLEFQPDSNYLNTILYMNKFGTTKAFKKLRIPVNKTDWITHSRPAVVNAFYSSIENSIQFPAGILQGQFFSYDRPKYMNYGAIGFVIGHEITHGFDDQGRQFDKNGNLVDWWHADTKKAYLEKARCIIEQYGNYTETNVKLNLNGINTQGENIADNGGIKEAYYAYRKWTEKNGPEARLPGLNLSPEQMFWLSAAQTWCSVYRPETMKMRITTGVHSPGQFRVLGPMSNMHEFAKDFNCPVGSPMNPEHKCEVW from the exons AAACCCCAGCTGGTGGCGCCGCCGAACCGCGCTGGAAAAGGTTCTTACCCTTATCAGTGCCGTGTGTGGAGTAGCCGTGGTGGCGTTGATCATATCGCTGCTCGCAGTCGTCTTGACGGACAAAATTCAGA GTGAAAGTAGCTCATCGTCGGCTCAACCCTTGATGGCCGGACGGCGTGGTAAAGCGCTGGCAACGCACCCGAACGCGTACAACGGAGTCACGGAGAAGAACGCCGATAACATCTGCCTCACGCCAGGATGCATCCATTCGG CCTCGAAGGCGCTGGATCAGATGGACCAGGACGTGGAACCGTGCGATGATTTCTACAACTACGCCTGCGGGAAGTTCGTGAAGGAAACCATCATCCCCGACGAGAAGGTGTCGGTGAACACGTTCTCCGTGATCGGGGATcgcttgcagcagcagctccggTCGCTTGTCAGCGATGAGATCACCGAAAAGGAAGCGACTCCGTTCAAGCTGGCCAAGAACCTGTTTAAGCTGTGCATGAATAAAA CTCGCATCGAGGAGAAGGGCATCAAGCCGCTGTTGGACATTCTGGATACGCTGGGTGGATGGCCGGTTCTGAAGGGCGACAACTGGGACACGGATTCGTCCTGGTCTTGGGTTAAATCTGTGAAAGACTTCCGCAACAATGGCTACAGCACGGATTACTTCTTCGATTTCTCCATCGGAAGCGATTTGAAGAACTCCACCCGACGCATCATTGAT ACCGACCAGGCATCGCTGGGCATCAGTCGGGAGTATCTGGTGAAGGGCATGGAAAACCCGATCGTATCGGCGTACTACAACTACATGGTTGACATGGCCGTGCTGTTGGGTGCCCAAGAAGAACGCGCTAAACGGGAGCTGATGGATTCGCTCAACTTCGAAATGGCGCTGGCCAACATTTCGCTGCCCAATGAGAAACGCCGGAACGCGACCGCGCTGTACAACCCGATGACGATCAAGGAGTTCCAGCAGCGCTACCCGTACACCGACTGGTTGGAGTACTTCAACGCCATCCTAAAGGACACCGGCATCATGGTCGACGAGAAGGAGGTGATTATCGTAAGCGTACCCACGTTCATGGAGCAGCTCGGTCCGTTGCTACAGAACACACCGAAACGCGTCATGGCCAACTACGTGATGTGGCGCATCAGCGGGTTCTCGTCGTTTTTCCTCACCGAGACGTTGCGCAAACGTCAGCTGCAGTACAGCACGGCGCTGAGTGGCAAACAGGAGCAGGAACCACGGTGGAAGGAGTGTGTCGACATCACCTCCGGCAGTTTGCCGATATCGGTCGGTGCGCTGTACATCCGCAAGTACTTCCGGGAGGACTCGAAGCGCGCCGCCCTGGACATGGTGAACGACATCAAGACCGTGTTCGTGGACATCCTGAAAAAGGTCGACTGGATGGATGAGGTGACGCGCGTGTCGGCGCTGGAGAAGGTCTCCACGATGGCCACGCACATCGGCTACCCGGACGAGCTGATGGACGACACCAAGATTGCGGAGTACTACAAGGACCTGGAGTTCCAGCCGGACAGCAACTACCTGAACACGATCCTGTACATGAACAAGTTCGGTACGACGAAGGCGTTCAAGAAGCTACGCATTCCGGTCAACAAAACCGACTGGATCACGCACTCGAGACCGGCGGTCGTGAACGCGTTCTACTCCTCCATCGAGAACAGCATCC AGTTCCCGGCCGGTATCCTGCAAGGACAGTTCTTCTCGTACGATCGGCCAAAGTACATGAACTACGGTGCGATCGGGTTCGTGATCGGTCACGAGATCACGCACGGTTTCGACGACCAGGGCCGGCAGTTTGACAAGAACGGTAATCTCGTCGACTGGTGGCATGCGGACACCAAGAAGGCCTACCTGGAGAAGGCACGCTGCATCATCGAGCAGTACGGCAACTACACGGAAACGAACGTGAAGCTGAACCTGAACGGCATCAACACGCAGGGCGAGAACATTGCGGACAACGGTGGCATTAAGGAGGCGTACTACGCGTACCGCAAGTGGACGGAAAAGAATGGTCCCGAGGCTCGTCTCCCGGGGCTGAACCTAAGCCCGGAGCAGATGTTTTGGCTGTCGGCCGCACAGACCTGGTGCTCGGTTTACCGTCCGGAGACGATGAAGATGCGCATCACCACGGGTGTGCACTCGCCCGGGCAGTTCCGTGTGCTTGGTCCGATGAGCAACATGCATGAGTTCGCTAAGGACTTTAACTGCCCCGTTGGGTCACCGATGAATCCGGAGCACAAGTGCGAGGTGTGGTAA